A section of the Cololabis saira isolate AMF1-May2022 chromosome 6, fColSai1.1, whole genome shotgun sequence genome encodes:
- the umps gene encoding uridine 5'-monophosphate synthase, translating into MDDISIDSLILKLHDANAVKFGEYKLKSGLLTPIYIDLRVLVSYPALMNEVSSLIYKRMQEESLQFDSVCGVPYTALPLATIICSRHELPMLIRRKEAKDYGTRKMVEGKFSEGDKCLVIEDTVTSGSSILETAEVLHKEGLKVTDAIVLMDREQGGVEMLASQGIRLLPIISMFKLLNVLVAAERIDSQTAQSVSKFIKENDTFSPKKNGSDSPAIKKLCVEPKHELSYAHRAELPNVHSLASKLLKIMEEKQSNLCVSADVTSCKELLQLAESLGPKICMLKTHVDILKDYTVDFSHKLLDLAKKNNFLIFEDRKFADIGNTVKHQYEGGVYQISSWSHVVNAHVVPGPGVVKGLGAVGKPLGRGCLLIAQMSSQGSLATGEYTKAALQMAEEHCDFVIGFICGSKITERPEFIHMTPGVQLQSGGDSLGQTYTTPEEVIFNKRSDVIIVGRGILEAPDRLQAAESYRKSGWDAYTKRVNQSSH; encoded by the exons ATGGACGACATTTCCATTGACAGTTTGATCCTGAAGCTCCACGACGCCAACGCCGTGAAGTTTGGGGAATATAAGCTGAAGAGCGGCTTGCTGACACCGATCTACATCGACCTGAGAGTGCTGGTGTCCTACCCGGCTCTCATGAACGAG gTGTCGAGCCTCATCTACAAGCGAATGCAGGAAGAGAGTCTGCAGTTTGACTCGGTGTGTGGAGTCCCATACACAGCCCTTCCTTTGGCCACAATCATCTGCTCCAGGCATGAACTTCCCATGCTCATCAGAAGGAAGGAGGCCAAGGATTACG GGaccaggaagatggtggagggGAAATTTAGTGAGGGGGATAAGTGCCTAGTCATCGAGGACACGGTGACCAGCGGCAGCAGCATCctggagacggcagaagtgcTCCACAAAGAAGGACTAAAGGTGACGGATGCCATAGTGCTTATGGATAGAGAGCAAGGTGGCGTGGAGATGTTGGCCTCTCAGGGAATCAGGCTGCTGCCCATCATCTCCATGTTCAAGCTGCTCAACGTGCTGGTTGCAGCTGAACGCATCGATAGCCAAACCGCCCAGAGTGTCTCCAAGTTTATCAAGGAAAATGACACTTTCAG CCCCAAGAAGAATGGAAGTGATTCTCCAGCCATCAAGAAGCTGTGTGTGGAGCCGAAGCATGAGCTCAGCTACGCACACAGAGCTGAATTACCAA ACGTTCACTCTCTGGCCTCCAAGCTGCTGAAGATCATGGAGGAGAAGCAGTCCAACCTCTGCGTGTCCGCTGACGTGACCAGCTGCAAGGAACTGCTTCAGCTGGCCGAGTCTCTCGGCCCCAAGATCTGCATGCTGAAGACTCACGTGGACATCCTAAAG GACTATACAGTGGACTTCAGCCACAAACTGCTGGATTTGGCCAAGAAAAACAATTTCCTCATTTTTGAAGATCGCAAATTTGCCGACATTGGAAACACTGTCAAACATCAGTATGAAG GCGGCGTGTACCAGATCTCGTCATGGTCCCACGTGGTGAACGCTCATGTGGTCCCCGGGCCGGGGGTCGTGAAGGGGCTGGGGGCCGTCGGGAAGCCTCTGGGCCGAGGCTGTTTGCTCATCGCACAGATGAGTTCCCAGGGCTCTCTGGCTACTGGTGAATACACAAAGGCTGCG CTGCAGATGGCAGAGGAGCACTGTGACTTCGTGATCGGGTTCATCTGCGGCTCCAAGATCACAGAGAGGCCGGAGTTCATCCACATGACCCCTGGGGTTCAGTTGCAGAGTGGAG GAGATTCGCTGGGTCAAACATACACCACCCCAGAAGAGGTCATCTTCAACAAACGCTCTGACGTCATCATCGTGGGACGAGGTATCCTGGAGGCCCCTGATAGGCTGCAAGCTGCTGAGTCGTACAGAAAGTCAGGCTGGGATGCTTACACAAAGAGAGTGAACCAGAGCAGCCACTAA